In a single window of the Pseudodesulfovibrio profundus genome:
- a CDS encoding DUF669 domain-containing protein, protein MEHYENQSNSNLDLAQFDDAFETAEVEEREFEAVPDGKYQVNVDRVELTRAQTSGNPMLKWTLRILAPTHKGRLLWRNNVMASNENIKWLKQDLYTCGLQLQKLSDLPGHLEQLLNIKLEVTKRTRGENENIYFNRRIVMADDAGAPGAAMDDMIPF, encoded by the coding sequence ATGGAACACTACGAAAACCAATCCAACAGCAACCTCGACCTGGCGCAGTTCGACGACGCCTTCGAAACCGCCGAAGTCGAGGAGCGTGAGTTCGAGGCCGTTCCCGACGGCAAATACCAGGTCAACGTCGACCGGGTCGAACTGACCCGCGCCCAGACCTCGGGCAATCCCATGCTCAAGTGGACCCTGCGCATTCTCGCGCCGACCCACAAGGGCCGTCTGCTCTGGCGCAATAACGTCATGGCCAGCAATGAGAACATCAAGTGGCTCAAACAGGACCTCTACACCTGCGGGCTGCAGCTTCAGAAGCTCTCCGACCTGCCGGGCCACCTTGAGCAGCTTCTCAACATCAAGCTGGAGGTGACCAAACGCACTCGCGGTGAAAACGAGAACATCTACTTCAACCGTCGCATTGTCATGGCCGACGATGCCGGGGCTCCCGGCGCGGCGATGGACGACATGATCCCGTTCTGA
- a CDS encoding PD-(D/E)XK nuclease family protein: MSELMTTTYSMWRLFRNCRMACKWRYIDELVPLERDPNLAFGSVIHDCLECWHGERDLAKVLDHIDRTYPNRAQDDHQQADWHLARAMMSAYAEHYPAEDFEVVALEKTFEGPIVNPATGATSRSFILAGKVDGIVRQDGQYFLLEHKTASQIDASYLERLWTDFQIILYAWYLEQTLGITVSGIIYNVLVKAKLRQGKGETEAEFEARRAELIAKSKTGKSSAKRKLPEDDDTFQQRLQEKYLEPGMFHREVLYISRDQFEELRAELWELSKAMLDARRRDTFYRNTSYCFQYGRPCAYFQLCRSGGNPNVIENHFQRIAPHEELRDGAGEDAAPVF, encoded by the coding sequence ATGAGCGAGCTGATGACCACCACCTATTCCATGTGGCGGCTGTTCCGCAACTGCCGCATGGCCTGCAAGTGGCGCTACATCGACGAGCTGGTGCCGCTCGAGCGCGACCCCAATCTGGCCTTCGGCTCGGTCATTCACGATTGCCTGGAGTGCTGGCACGGCGAGCGGGATCTGGCCAAGGTCCTCGACCACATCGACCGGACCTATCCGAACCGGGCGCAGGACGATCATCAACAGGCCGACTGGCATCTCGCCCGAGCCATGATGAGCGCCTATGCGGAACACTACCCGGCTGAAGACTTCGAGGTCGTCGCGCTCGAAAAGACCTTCGAAGGTCCCATCGTCAACCCGGCGACCGGCGCGACCTCGCGCAGTTTCATTCTCGCCGGGAAGGTGGACGGCATCGTCCGTCAGGATGGCCAGTATTTCCTGCTGGAACACAAAACCGCCTCGCAGATCGATGCCAGTTACCTGGAGCGGCTGTGGACCGATTTCCAGATCATCCTCTACGCCTGGTACCTGGAGCAGACCCTCGGCATCACGGTCAGCGGCATCATCTACAACGTCCTGGTCAAGGCCAAGCTGCGCCAGGGCAAGGGTGAAACCGAGGCCGAATTCGAGGCCCGCCGGGCGGAGCTGATCGCCAAGTCGAAAACCGGCAAGAGCAGCGCCAAGCGCAAGTTGCCCGAGGACGACGACACCTTCCAGCAGCGGCTTCAGGAGAAGTACCTCGAGCCGGGCATGTTCCACCGCGAGGTGCTCTACATCTCCCGCGACCAGTTCGAGGAACTGCGGGCGGAGCTGTGGGAACTCTCCAAGGCCATGCTCGACGCCCGTCGGCGCGACACCTTCTACCGCAACACCAGCTACTGCTTCCAGTACGGAAGGCCCTGCGCCTACTTCCAGCTCTGCCGCTCGGGCGGCAACCCCAACGTCATCGAAAACCATTTCCAACGGATCGCCCCGCACGAAGAGCTGCGGGACGGAGCCGGTGAAGACGCCGCTCCGGTGTTTTAA
- a CDS encoding LexA family protein — translation MGKKKLSEITDPQARTLRVICQIIDEKGLPPTVKELSEVLGISHASAHEQIAQLVRKGYLKKEARKARSIVVIRRPE, via the coding sequence ATGGGAAAGAAAAAGCTATCGGAAATAACCGACCCGCAGGCCAGGACGCTGAGGGTCATTTGCCAAATCATCGATGAAAAGGGGTTGCCGCCAACGGTGAAAGAATTGTCGGAAGTCCTCGGTATCAGCCACGCGAGCGCCCACGAGCAGATCGCTCAACTGGTCCGTAAAGGCTATTTGAAGAAAGAAGCTCGTAAGGCCCGAAGCATCGTCGTCATCAGGAGGCCCGAATAA
- a CDS encoding ATP-binding protein, with the protein MLPKTKSKPKHTLSDLTALVYGPSKIGKSTWCSKADDALFLATEPGLNALEVFQTPITCWDDLLQACAEIAEGKHEFKTIVVDTVDNAYKMCSDYVCKKFKIEHESDLGYGKGYALINNEFQRVINKLAFLPYGLILISHSQERDIETRTGKHTRIVPTLPEKARKLVTGLVDLILFCDLDMKTGEDGKPVWQRVMRTKPSPNYDAGDRTGRLPEVIPLDFPSFMKAFNNTAAGAAASAARPKPEPTASAAAKPQQ; encoded by the coding sequence ATGCTTCCCAAGACCAAAAGCAAACCCAAACACACGCTCTCGGACCTCACCGCCCTGGTGTACGGCCCGAGCAAGATCGGCAAGAGCACCTGGTGTTCCAAGGCCGATGACGCACTGTTCCTGGCGACCGAGCCGGGTCTGAACGCCCTGGAGGTGTTTCAGACCCCGATCACCTGCTGGGACGATCTTCTGCAAGCCTGCGCGGAAATCGCCGAGGGCAAGCACGAGTTCAAGACCATCGTCGTCGACACGGTGGATAACGCCTACAAGATGTGCTCGGACTACGTCTGCAAGAAATTCAAGATCGAGCACGAGTCCGACCTGGGCTACGGCAAGGGCTACGCGCTGATCAACAACGAGTTCCAGCGCGTCATCAACAAGCTGGCCTTTCTGCCCTATGGGCTGATCCTGATCTCCCACTCCCAGGAGCGGGACATCGAGACCCGGACCGGCAAACACACCCGCATCGTGCCGACGCTGCCGGAAAAGGCGCGGAAACTGGTCACCGGCCTGGTGGACCTGATCCTGTTCTGCGACCTGGACATGAAAACCGGCGAGGACGGCAAGCCTGTCTGGCAGCGCGTGATGCGCACCAAGCCCAGTCCCAACTACGACGCCGGTGACCGCACCGGCCGACTCCCCGAAGTCATCCCCCTCGATTTTCCGAGCTTCATGAAAGCGTTCAACAACACGGCAGCCGGAGCTGCGGCGAGTGCCGCCCGGCCGAAGCCGGAGCCGACCGCGAGTGCGGCGGCGAAACCCCAACAGTAA
- a CDS encoding sigma-70 family RNA polymerase sigma factor, whose amino-acid sequence MVSQNSYDGIDKYAADLIRHKARQLVGKAGFTEDDRPDLEQELMIDLLQRMRHFNPAKAKKTTFMARIVERHISTILEARFAQCRDWRLCQTSLNEPLDNGEGDTTERIDFLDSEGSLGSGTRETRERLAHEIRMDLDRAIASLPEELRDLCVRLHESTMAEIAREMGIPRTTLYDRLSKLREAFSESGLTDYL is encoded by the coding sequence ATGGTTTCACAGAATTCTTACGACGGCATCGACAAGTATGCCGCCGACCTCATTCGGCACAAAGCACGTCAACTCGTAGGCAAGGCCGGATTCACCGAGGACGACAGACCCGACCTCGAACAGGAACTGATGATCGATCTGCTGCAGCGGATGCGGCATTTCAATCCCGCCAAGGCCAAGAAGACCACCTTCATGGCCCGGATCGTCGAACGTCACATCTCCACCATTCTGGAGGCCCGGTTCGCCCAATGCCGGGACTGGCGGCTCTGCCAAACCTCACTCAACGAACCCCTCGACAACGGCGAAGGCGACACCACCGAGCGGATCGACTTCCTGGACAGCGAGGGCTCTCTGGGAAGCGGCACCCGCGAGACAAGGGAGCGCCTCGCCCATGAGATCCGCATGGACCTCGACCGGGCCATCGCCTCGCTGCCGGAAGAGCTCCGGGATCTGTGCGTGCGCCTGCACGAAAGCACCATGGCCGAAATCGCCCGCGAGATGGGCATTCCCAGAACCACCCTCTACGACCGGCTGAGCAAGCTGCGCGAGGCTTTCAGCGAGTCTGGCCTGACCGACTACCTGTGA
- a CDS encoding ERCC4 domain-containing protein yields the protein MMDRITVVVDTREQEPYSFDSDKVSAVRKALPAGDYSLVGLEERVAVERKSLTDFVSTVIRGRKRFHRELEKLSAYESACVVVECNFRDLVDGRYRSDAHPHALIGTVASIVVDFGVPVYFCSDRQAACRFVEEYLTRFHRRIARCQKEMRVTRRDSGEE from the coding sequence ATGATGGACCGGATCACCGTTGTCGTCGACACCCGCGAACAGGAGCCCTACAGCTTCGATAGTGACAAGGTTTCGGCGGTTCGCAAGGCGCTGCCCGCCGGTGATTACTCACTGGTCGGCCTTGAGGAACGGGTGGCGGTGGAGCGCAAATCCCTGACGGATTTCGTCTCCACCGTCATCCGGGGGCGAAAGCGGTTTCACCGCGAGCTAGAAAAGCTCTCCGCCTACGAATCCGCCTGCGTGGTTGTCGAGTGCAACTTTCGCGATCTGGTCGATGGCCGCTACCGCAGCGATGCCCACCCGCATGCGCTGATTGGAACGGTCGCCTCCATCGTCGTCGACTTCGGTGTCCCCGTCTACTTCTGCTCGGACCGGCAGGCCGCCTGCCGTTTTGTCGAGGAGTACCTGACACGTTTTCACCGGAGGATCGCGAGATGCCAAAAAGAAATGAGAGTAACCCGGCGCGACTCCGGGGAAGAATAG
- a CDS encoding 7-cyano-7-deazaguanine synthase, with the protein MQDKRYIICGNAPTSGIEENPDRDLRLRLWGKDGPDKITLRIEDIHKKMSKDVPDSFQDLLEIATYVYSADQAIPRGADDVDSFGHGWRRNLHFIIPVRNPDFWNGEEIQQALCSTLGFLSDDSYHFEFTKLTEAQAFQGYLDFNDDGRLLGYPEQVVMFSGGLDSLAGAIDEVLNEKHRVVLVTHKSTPKLNKRHRRLEKMIADKAGENAPLHIGVRVNKNKGLNYEYTQRSRSFLYVSIGATIAKMINLKSVRFYENGVISLNLPVCAQVVGGRATRTTHPRVIRGFQEIISLVAGEPFTIENPYIWKTKADVVGVITKAGCQEMIAASTTCTHTWEMTNHHTHCGTCSQCIDRRFAVIAAKADQYDPVDAYKADIFTQSRSKDEDKIMAAAYLERANQVRDQDDITQFIARFSEVSRVFRYLNGNPGSVAQKVYDLYKRHAKEVCEAMDTMVARNITAIRQRTLPGDCLLRTVYESGSVISVPAIPVEQKQPDNYFRKRGGVWAARFNGNAEVLVTGVDKGAEYINFLLARPNKETSVYEIVCGFAIDSCNAVLNSNETDEGFQVTQGVPLGDTGFVADRKAVEQYRETAHELLREIEEARAENNDAEIQRLEDEMTQITAAINEAVGLGGKLRKSNDKRKNIRDAFRNAVNRAIKYLEKYDKPLAVHLKESIKCGNEPVYRTEEEIVWEVRPIVNE; encoded by the coding sequence ATGCAAGATAAGCGTTACATCATCTGCGGAAACGCACCGACCAGCGGAATCGAGGAGAACCCGGATCGGGATTTGCGCCTGCGGTTGTGGGGCAAGGATGGGCCGGACAAGATCACCTTACGCATCGAGGACATCCACAAAAAGATGAGCAAGGACGTGCCGGATTCCTTCCAGGATCTGCTCGAAATTGCCACCTATGTGTACAGCGCCGACCAGGCCATTCCCCGTGGGGCCGATGACGTTGATTCCTTTGGTCATGGTTGGCGGAGAAATCTGCATTTCATCATTCCGGTCCGGAACCCGGATTTCTGGAATGGTGAGGAGATTCAGCAGGCCCTGTGCTCGACGCTTGGGTTCTTGTCTGATGACAGCTATCATTTCGAATTCACCAAGCTGACAGAGGCTCAGGCATTCCAGGGCTATCTGGACTTCAACGATGACGGGCGTCTTCTCGGTTATCCGGAGCAGGTGGTGATGTTTTCAGGCGGGCTGGATTCGCTGGCCGGAGCTATCGACGAGGTCTTGAACGAAAAGCACCGGGTCGTTCTGGTGACCCACAAGTCAACCCCGAAGCTCAACAAGCGCCACCGCCGCCTGGAAAAGATGATCGCCGACAAGGCCGGGGAAAACGCTCCGCTCCACATCGGCGTTCGCGTCAACAAGAACAAGGGGCTGAACTACGAGTACACTCAGCGAAGCCGCTCCTTCCTCTACGTGTCAATCGGCGCGACCATCGCCAAAATGATCAACCTGAAGAGCGTCCGTTTCTACGAGAACGGTGTCATCAGTCTGAATCTGCCGGTCTGTGCCCAGGTCGTCGGCGGCCGAGCAACGCGCACCACTCATCCCAGGGTAATCCGAGGCTTTCAGGAAATCATCAGCCTGGTGGCTGGCGAACCCTTCACCATTGAAAATCCCTACATCTGGAAAACCAAGGCTGACGTCGTCGGGGTCATTACCAAAGCCGGGTGCCAGGAGATGATCGCGGCATCGACCACCTGCACGCACACCTGGGAGATGACCAATCACCATACCCACTGCGGCACCTGCTCGCAGTGCATCGACCGGCGCTTTGCCGTTATTGCGGCGAAGGCCGATCAATATGATCCTGTCGATGCCTACAAGGCCGACATCTTCACCCAAAGCCGAAGCAAGGACGAAGACAAGATCATGGCGGCCGCGTATCTGGAGCGTGCCAACCAGGTCCGTGATCAGGATGACATCACCCAGTTTATCGCTCGATTCAGCGAAGTGAGTCGGGTCTTCCGCTACCTGAATGGGAACCCCGGAAGCGTGGCCCAGAAGGTCTATGACCTTTACAAGCGCCACGCCAAGGAGGTCTGCGAAGCGATGGACACCATGGTCGCCCGCAACATCACGGCCATCCGCCAGCGCACCTTGCCAGGAGACTGCTTGCTTCGGACGGTCTATGAATCGGGATCGGTGATCTCAGTCCCCGCCATTCCGGTCGAGCAGAAGCAGCCGGACAACTATTTCAGGAAGCGCGGGGGTGTCTGGGCCGCACGCTTTAACGGCAACGCCGAGGTGCTCGTGACGGGTGTCGACAAAGGAGCCGAGTACATCAACTTCCTCCTGGCGAGGCCCAACAAAGAAACCTCGGTCTACGAGATCGTCTGCGGGTTTGCCATCGATAGCTGCAACGCGGTCCTGAACTCCAATGAAACCGACGAAGGTTTTCAGGTCACCCAGGGGGTTCCGTTGGGTGATACAGGCTTCGTTGCCGACCGCAAGGCCGTCGAGCAATACCGGGAGACGGCTCACGAGCTTCTTCGGGAGATTGAAGAAGCCCGGGCAGAAAACAACGATGCCGAAATACAGCGACTTGAGGACGAAATGACACAGATCACCGCCGCAATCAACGAGGCGGTTGGTCTGGGTGGCAAACTCCGGAAATCCAACGACAAACGGAAGAACATCCGCGACGCCTTCCGGAACGCCGTGAACCGGGCCATCAAGTATCTGGAGAAGTACGATAAGCCGCTGGCCGTCCACCTGAAGGAGTCCATCAAGTGCGGCAACGAACCGGTCTACCGGACCGAAGAGGAGATCGTTTGGGAGGTCCGCCCGATAGTCAACGAATGA